From Algoriphagus sp. NG3, the proteins below share one genomic window:
- a CDS encoding DUF2442 domain-containing protein: MSTLTKYKSNQASGLSFSESKMIISMEDGREISIPLEWFPSLRDASITELNNWRFVGGGEGIHWEDLDEDLLISELIS, from the coding sequence ATGAGTACTTTAACTAAATACAAATCTAATCAAGCGTCTGGACTTTCATTTTCAGAAAGTAAAATGATAATCTCTATGGAGGATGGTCGTGAAATAAGTATTCCGTTAGAATGGTTTCCTTCCCTCAGAGATGCCTCTATTACCGAACTAAATAATTGGAGATTTGTAGGGGGTGGAGAAGGCATACACTGGGAGGATCTAGACGAAGATCTACTTATAAGTGAATTGATATCCTAG
- a CDS encoding four-helix bundle copper-binding protein, with the protein MSRIKNSVIESCEKCIDACEKCIEKCQGKPGMEVCIKLCEHCIEACNNCINENESSLDEAIAMQQCINACVNCAKECEKHEHRSCQECARACRECIAECEAMLA; encoded by the coding sequence ATGTCAAGAATTAAAAACAGCGTAATCGAATCCTGTGAAAAATGCATAGATGCCTGTGAAAAATGTATTGAAAAATGCCAAGGGAAACCAGGTATGGAAGTTTGTATCAAATTATGTGAACATTGTATTGAAGCTTGTAATAACTGTATTAATGAAAATGAAAGTTCTTTAGATGAGGCTATTGCCATGCAACAGTGTATAAATGCCTGTGTTAATTGTGCTAAGGAATGTGAAAAACACGAGCATAGGAGCTGCCAGGAATGTGCCCGGGCATGCAGGGAATGTATAGCGGAATGCGAAGCTATGCTGGCCTAA
- a CDS encoding DUF4160 domain-containing protein: protein MPTVLRVNGFRFFFYSNHLPKHIHVEKSGKTAKFLLYPSQLVKSKKFSASELSEIRTLIELNLQLFDQKWDEYFN from the coding sequence ATGCCCACAGTTCTGAGAGTAAATGGTTTTAGGTTTTTCTTTTATAGCAATCATTTGCCTAAACATATTCATGTGGAAAAATCTGGAAAAACTGCAAAATTTCTATTATATCCTAGCCAGTTGGTCAAATCAAAAAAGTTTTCAGCATCTGAATTGTCAGAAATCCGTACATTAATTGAATTGAATCTACAACTATTTGATCAAAAATGGGATGAGTACTTTAACTAA
- a CDS encoding toll/interleukin-1 receptor domain-containing protein, with protein MEKNKIFLSHRHSDTQSDCHRIRETLEEEFGKDAVFLDIENLEPGIRFADAIEKALAESKVVLVAIGPDWYGTPDESGVTRLFQPKDWVHREVSAALARQDTRVIPLLLKGASRPTADQLPEDLQELADLQTFEISITRWKYDLGVLVEALAKLIPRKKNPEPEPTPRPRPVPLPKPPKSWWAKNYLWVLGIFVVLIILMVSSKDFQQGFEEGLNGAVSANENEALTQEDINAQREENPTGNEIYEDRKLEETPPSATQTAVFDYSGKWWLWEEGVRMGYILIKQNGYYFTFDYYFFNQKTGEGTGEFDGTYLYSTQFKLIGDPNNYGFTFGSYDGGIIWVGQTFNNGIPATAEIRKD; from the coding sequence ATGGAAAAGAACAAAATTTTTCTCAGCCACAGGCATTCAGACACCCAAAGTGATTGCCACAGGATCAGAGAGACCCTGGAAGAAGAGTTTGGGAAGGATGCTGTTTTTCTGGACATCGAAAACCTTGAGCCAGGAATCCGCTTTGCCGATGCCATCGAAAAGGCATTGGCCGAAAGCAAGGTAGTTCTGGTTGCTATCGGGCCCGATTGGTATGGCACACCGGATGAAAGTGGAGTTACTCGACTTTTTCAACCTAAAGACTGGGTACATAGGGAAGTCAGTGCTGCTCTGGCCAGACAAGATACCCGAGTTATTCCCCTATTGCTCAAAGGTGCCAGCCGGCCGACTGCAGATCAGCTCCCCGAAGATTTACAGGAACTGGCCGATCTTCAAACTTTCGAAATTTCAATAACCCGATGGAAATATGATTTGGGAGTACTGGTAGAGGCACTGGCCAAACTTATCCCTAGAAAAAAGAATCCGGAGCCCGAACCTACTCCCCGTCCAAGGCCAGTTCCTCTTCCCAAGCCACCGAAAAGCTGGTGGGCAAAAAATTATCTATGGGTACTGGGGATTTTTGTGGTGCTCATCATCCTGATGGTAAGCAGTAAAGACTTTCAGCAAGGGTTTGAGGAAGGCCTTAATGGCGCAGTTAGTGCAAATGAGAATGAGGCGTTAACCCAGGAGGATATCAATGCGCAGAGGGAAGAGAATCCTACTGGGAATGAAATCTATGAAGATCGGAAATTAGAAGAAACCCCTCCTTCTGCCACCCAAACTGCCGTTTTTGATTATTCTGGAAAATGGTGGCTATGGGAAGAAGGTGTAAGAATGGGATACATTCTAATAAAGCAGAATGGATACTATTTCACTTTTGACTATTACTTCTTCAATCAGAAAACTGGGGAAGGCACAGGAGAATTCGATGGCACCTATCTCTACTCTACCCAATTCAAGTTAATTGGAGACCCGAATAACTATGGTTTTACCTTTGGATCTTATGATGGAGGAATAATTTGGGTCGGGCAGACCTTCAACAACGGAATCCCTGCTACTGCGGAAATACGGAAAGATTAA
- a CDS encoding outer membrane beta-barrel protein, with translation MKNFIYLILIFLSLSQATAQTYSIKGKIKQSGTEITIPNATVLVQNLPDSVQVDGMISDMDGEFEITNIKGGEYLLKIQYLGYENLFKSIHVAQDLDLGVLNLREESTDLEEVTISARRSQGEQKGDTTLFNADAFKTMKDASAQSLVQKLPGVVMQDGALQAQGENIAQILVDGKPFFGGDITTALQNLPAEVIQGIEIFDQKSDKALLSGFDDGERLKTINIITKANRRKGQFGKTTVGYGTDERYLAGASINSFNEDQRITFTGLSNNINVLDYSSDANAQNNNRPQNGIITTNILGLNYSDNWGEKIKVTASYLYNNRKNEGISSLVREYVTGSESDQVYSEESRELRTSQDHRFDMRFEYNINENNRILYRPRISASFEKENSGFFGQSVNQEGPLNQTENIRRADYEDLDMYHRLFYSHNFSKKGRTLTLRAQTGNHSNNDDALRSAQNIYFQPEERNELINQQIIRDRSGYDWETGFSYTEPIGKNGQMELEYEIGNRMNDSDQLTFDIINDDVNNPDLSLDTALSNSFESKYLRQELELGYQYKLEKLRFQAELEYQNASLQNQQFFPAEGELDRTFKSFMPTVRFSYAISKNTNFELDYDTDVDAPSVDQLQNVIDNSNPLQLKTGNPTLDQSYSNRIRLRFRSNNPETDRSWFVFAQYRLVDDAVSNSTFTAEEPTELPGGIILEKGSQLFMPVNLDGFKDFRSWVSYGIPMGFIKSNFNINGGFSSTNRPGQVNNQISFNNSSRLSTGISLSSNISDQVDFNISTRFSYNDVENTLNSSLNNNYYNQRSRLNLSWIIWEGFIYRVDMNHQVNSGLSEGFDANVLLMNMSVGKKIFNNQRGEVSVNVYDLLGQNRSVYRNVTDAFVEDGQNNVMQRYFMLSFSYNIRRFNKGTNMDDYNEIYNN, from the coding sequence ATGAAAAATTTTATTTATCTGATTTTAATCTTTTTAAGCCTTTCCCAAGCCACAGCTCAAACCTATTCCATTAAAGGGAAAATCAAACAAAGCGGAACGGAAATCACCATACCTAATGCCACGGTCTTGGTGCAAAACCTCCCTGATTCTGTTCAGGTGGATGGGATGATTTCCGATATGGATGGGGAATTTGAAATCACCAATATAAAAGGAGGTGAATACCTTCTGAAAATCCAATACTTGGGTTATGAAAACCTATTCAAGTCTATACATGTAGCGCAGGATCTCGATTTGGGAGTGCTTAATCTGCGAGAGGAGTCCACTGATTTGGAGGAAGTTACCATCAGTGCCAGAAGGTCTCAGGGAGAACAAAAAGGTGATACAACACTTTTCAATGCTGATGCTTTTAAAACCATGAAAGACGCAAGTGCCCAGTCTCTGGTACAAAAGCTTCCGGGGGTGGTGATGCAAGATGGTGCCCTACAGGCCCAAGGAGAAAATATCGCACAAATCCTGGTGGACGGCAAGCCGTTTTTTGGAGGGGATATTACAACAGCCTTACAAAATTTACCTGCAGAAGTAATCCAAGGTATAGAGATTTTTGATCAAAAGAGCGATAAGGCTCTGCTCAGCGGATTTGATGATGGGGAGCGCCTGAAGACCATCAACATCATCACTAAAGCGAATAGAAGAAAAGGGCAGTTTGGAAAGACTACCGTGGGGTATGGCACAGATGAACGTTATCTGGCCGGCGCTAGTATCAATTCCTTTAATGAGGATCAACGCATCACTTTTACCGGGCTGAGTAATAATATAAATGTGCTGGATTATTCAAGTGACGCAAATGCCCAAAACAACAATCGCCCACAAAACGGGATCATAACTACCAATATACTGGGATTGAATTATTCAGATAATTGGGGGGAGAAAATCAAAGTCACTGCTAGCTACCTATACAACAACCGAAAAAATGAAGGGATCTCCAGTTTGGTAAGGGAATACGTGACCGGCTCTGAATCTGATCAGGTTTACTCGGAAGAAAGCCGGGAATTACGGACCAGCCAAGACCATAGATTTGACATGAGGTTCGAATATAATATCAATGAAAACAACAGGATCCTCTACCGCCCTAGAATTTCCGCTTCCTTCGAAAAGGAAAATTCAGGATTCTTTGGTCAAAGTGTGAATCAGGAAGGGCCGCTGAACCAGACAGAAAATATACGCAGAGCAGACTATGAAGACCTGGACATGTATCACCGTTTGTTTTACAGCCATAATTTCAGCAAAAAAGGAAGAACCCTTACGCTCCGTGCCCAGACCGGAAACCATAGTAACAATGATGATGCGCTAAGAAGTGCACAAAACATTTATTTCCAGCCGGAAGAGCGAAATGAGCTGATCAATCAGCAGATCATCAGAGATAGGTCCGGCTATGACTGGGAAACTGGTTTTTCCTACACAGAACCTATTGGTAAAAATGGGCAGATGGAACTGGAATACGAAATCGGCAACCGAATGAATGATTCCGACCAGCTCACCTTTGACATTATCAACGATGATGTAAATAATCCTGACCTCTCCCTTGACACCGCGCTAAGCAATTCCTTTGAAAGTAAATACCTACGACAGGAGCTTGAATTGGGCTACCAGTACAAACTGGAAAAACTGAGATTTCAGGCTGAACTGGAATATCAAAACGCCTCACTCCAAAACCAGCAGTTTTTTCCTGCGGAAGGGGAGTTGGACAGGACTTTCAAAAGCTTTATGCCTACTGTGAGATTTTCATATGCAATCTCAAAAAACACCAATTTCGAACTGGACTATGATACGGATGTGGATGCCCCTTCAGTGGATCAATTGCAAAATGTAATCGACAACTCCAACCCCTTGCAGCTGAAGACAGGAAACCCTACCCTGGATCAATCCTATTCCAACCGAATAAGACTGAGGTTCAGAAGCAATAACCCAGAGACCGATCGCTCTTGGTTTGTCTTTGCCCAATACCGCCTAGTAGATGATGCTGTCTCCAACAGTACCTTTACTGCTGAGGAACCAACGGAACTTCCCGGTGGGATCATTTTGGAAAAAGGCTCCCAACTCTTTATGCCCGTAAACCTGGACGGCTTCAAGGATTTCAGGTCTTGGGTGAGCTACGGTATTCCAATGGGTTTTATCAAATCAAATTTTAATATCAACGGGGGATTCAGCAGTACAAACAGGCCAGGGCAGGTAAACAATCAGATCAGCTTCAACAATTCCTCTAGGCTCAGCACGGGAATATCACTAAGCAGCAACATCTCCGATCAGGTGGATTTTAATATCTCCACACGGTTTTCTTACAATGATGTGGAAAACACCTTAAACTCCAGTCTGAACAACAATTATTATAACCAACGCTCCAGATTGAACCTCAGCTGGATAATCTGGGAAGGATTTATCTATAGAGTTGATATGAACCACCAGGTAAACTCTGGGCTATCCGAAGGGTTCGATGCAAATGTACTTCTGATGAATATGAGTGTGGGAAAAAAAATATTCAACAACCAACGCGGTGAGGTATCGGTGAACGTATATGATCTACTGGGTCAAAATAGAAGCGTTTATAGAAATGTGACTGACGCATTTGTTGAGGACGGGCAAAACAACGTCATGCAGCGTTATTTCATGTTATCGTTTTCTTATAACATCCGGCGTTTCAATAAAGGCACCAATATGGATGACTATAATGAAATCTATAACAATTAA
- a CDS encoding LLM class flavin-dependent oxidoreductase — MNTTKPYSLLDLAIIREDFDAKDAYERSLQIARHAEQLGYTRMWLAEHHNMANVGSSSPQILIGYLANGTSTIRLGSGGIMLPNHSPLIIAEQFGTLATLYPNRIDLGLGRAPGTDQTTATALRRGRHESVQEFPNDLDDLRQYFSEENMDSKVRAFPAEGLDVPIYLLGSSMSSAVLASQKGLPYAFASHFAPGYLINASKYYRENFQPSEHFSKPYFISCVNVIAADTDEEAHYLATSFYQTALGIIRGKSYPMKKPVKSMEGIWTEPEAAAIQNMMACTFIGTEESLKPQFESFFKQVEVDELMVSSNIYDPEKRLKSLEITAKVLG, encoded by the coding sequence TTGAATACTACCAAACCATACTCTCTACTTGACCTGGCCATCATTCGTGAAGACTTTGATGCCAAAGATGCCTACGAAAGAAGCTTGCAGATCGCCCGGCATGCCGAGCAACTTGGATACACCAGAATGTGGCTGGCCGAACACCACAATATGGCGAATGTAGGCAGTTCATCACCTCAAATCCTGATAGGCTACCTGGCTAACGGCACGTCTACTATACGTTTGGGTTCGGGGGGAATCATGCTGCCTAACCATAGCCCGTTGATCATCGCCGAGCAATTTGGGACATTGGCCACGCTTTATCCTAACCGGATTGATCTTGGGCTTGGCAGGGCTCCTGGAACAGATCAGACCACTGCTACAGCCCTGCGAAGAGGCAGACATGAATCGGTTCAGGAATTCCCAAATGACCTCGATGACCTTCGACAGTATTTCTCTGAAGAGAATATGGACTCAAAAGTACGCGCCTTTCCAGCAGAAGGTCTGGATGTCCCTATTTACCTGCTTGGATCCAGCATGAGCAGCGCCGTGCTTGCTTCGCAAAAAGGTTTGCCTTATGCATTTGCCAGCCATTTTGCCCCTGGATATCTGATTAATGCTTCCAAGTATTACCGGGAAAATTTCCAGCCTTCTGAGCATTTTTCCAAGCCTTACTTTATCTCCTGCGTGAATGTGATCGCGGCAGATACGGATGAGGAAGCGCATTATTTGGCTACTTCCTTCTATCAGACAGCTTTGGGAATAATCCGGGGCAAATCCTATCCGATGAAAAAACCTGTAAAAAGCATGGAAGGAATCTGGACCGAGCCGGAAGCTGCAGCCATTCAGAATATGATGGCCTGTACTTTCATCGGTACAGAAGAATCGCTTAAACCACAATTCGAAAGCTTCTTCAAGCAAGTAGAGGTGGATGAACTGATGGTCTCTTCGAACATTTATGATCCGGAGAAGCGCTTGAAATCGCTGGAAATCACAGCAAAGGTTTTGGGGTAA
- a CDS encoding 1,4-dihydroxy-2-naphthoyl-CoA synthase — protein sequence MNWITAKEYEDITYKKCDGVARIAFNRPEVRNAFRPKTTAELYDAFYDAQEDTSIGVVLLSGEGPSAKDGGWAFCSGGDQKARGNQGYVGEDGYHRLNILEVQRLIRFMPKVVIAVVPGWAVGGGHSLHVVCDLTLASKEHAIFKQTDADVTSFDGGYGSAYLAKMVGQKKAREIFFLGRNYSAQEAYEMGMVNSVIPHAELESTAYEWAQEILAKSPTSIKMLKFAMNLTDDGMVGQQVFAGEATRLAYGTEEAKEGRNAFLEKRKPDFGKNKWIP from the coding sequence ATGAACTGGATCACTGCCAAAGAATACGAGGATATTACTTATAAAAAATGCGATGGAGTCGCAAGAATTGCCTTCAACAGGCCTGAAGTGAGGAATGCCTTCCGTCCAAAAACCACTGCTGAACTGTACGATGCTTTTTACGATGCCCAGGAAGATACTTCCATAGGTGTAGTCTTACTGAGTGGGGAAGGCCCATCCGCAAAAGATGGAGGTTGGGCGTTTTGCTCTGGTGGAGACCAAAAGGCGAGAGGAAACCAGGGCTATGTAGGGGAGGACGGGTATCATCGGCTAAATATCCTGGAAGTGCAGCGTCTCATCCGTTTTATGCCTAAAGTGGTAATCGCAGTAGTTCCCGGATGGGCTGTAGGAGGGGGGCATAGCCTGCACGTGGTCTGTGATCTAACCCTGGCGAGTAAAGAGCACGCAATATTCAAGCAGACTGACGCTGATGTGACCAGCTTCGATGGGGGTTACGGTTCGGCTTATTTGGCAAAAATGGTAGGGCAGAAAAAAGCACGGGAGATTTTCTTCCTTGGAAGAAACTACTCCGCTCAAGAAGCTTACGAAATGGGGATGGTGAATTCGGTGATTCCTCACGCTGAACTTGAGTCAACAGCATATGAGTGGGCGCAGGAGATCTTGGCTAAGTCGCCTACATCCATTAAGATGCTGAAGTTTGCGATGAACCTAACTGATGACGGTATGGTCGGCCAGCAGGTTTTCGCTGGGGAAGCGACCCGTTTGGCCTATGGGACAGAGGAGGCTAAAGAAGGGAGAAATGCCTTTTTGGAAAAGAGAAAGCCGGATTTTGGCAAGAATAAGTGGATACCTTGA
- a CDS encoding DUF2141 domain-containing protein → MKLAIFSLFILLTASQAKSDFGTIEITISETSSEQGVVQVLIFNQEEGWPESLDQAWKMMTLPIENKVAKKTITDVPPGNYAITVFHDHDEDGEIRKNKVGYPLDSFGFSNNPSLLFGVPSFSKCSKRVSADVTTQFDIELR, encoded by the coding sequence ATGAAACTAGCCATATTCAGCCTTTTCATATTGTTAACTGCTTCTCAGGCTAAAAGTGATTTTGGGACAATTGAAATCACGATTTCAGAAACTTCTTCAGAACAGGGAGTGGTTCAGGTGCTCATTTTCAACCAAGAAGAGGGTTGGCCAGAATCATTGGACCAAGCCTGGAAAATGATGACACTACCGATTGAAAATAAGGTGGCCAAAAAGACAATCACAGATGTTCCTCCCGGGAATTATGCCATTACCGTATTCCATGATCATGACGAAGACGGGGAGATCCGAAAAAACAAAGTTGGATATCCCCTCGATTCTTTTGGGTTTTCCAATAATCCAAGCCTACTATTTGGAGTTCCTTCCTTTTCCAAATGCAGCAAAAGAGTGAGCGCTGATGTTACCACCCAATTTGATATTGAACTCCGCTAA
- a CDS encoding AMP-binding protein: MFQLTFGKYKFQKLADFDLDNTDFPQFAQAAIEFCRSWLSGSTSFVQQTSGSTGIPKEIEISAVQMIASAKGTQAFFQTDEGSTLLCCLDPRYIAGKMMLVRAMVWNSPIHLSEPKSNPLEGLSLLPDFVAMVPLQVETCLTDKSSLKKLKAIDHLIIGGAPISSALKEKLLENDIQAYQTYGMTETVSHIALAKITSGELVYTFLTDVEFGLDGRGALWVTSASSNYENVQTNDLVELVDKNSFRWLGRADFVVNSGGVKLHPELLEKKSEATIHGFFPNSAFFFFGQQDDTLGEKLCLAIENKFGIGHSENLLIELKKVLSRFEVPKNIFIMPTFSRTESGKINRLKTIENLGD, encoded by the coding sequence ATGTTTCAACTGACTTTCGGTAAATATAAATTTCAAAAACTGGCGGATTTTGATCTGGACAACACTGATTTCCCCCAATTTGCGCAGGCTGCGATAGAATTTTGCAGGAGTTGGCTATCCGGCTCAACTAGTTTTGTACAGCAGACATCCGGATCAACTGGAATTCCAAAAGAAATCGAGATCTCAGCTGTACAAATGATCGCAAGTGCAAAAGGAACCCAGGCTTTTTTCCAGACAGATGAAGGTTCCACCCTGCTCTGCTGCCTAGACCCCCGATACATCGCAGGTAAAATGATGCTGGTACGGGCAATGGTGTGGAACAGTCCTATCCACCTATCTGAACCTAAGTCAAACCCACTGGAGGGATTAAGTTTATTACCCGATTTTGTAGCGATGGTTCCTCTGCAAGTAGAAACATGCCTAACTGATAAATCTTCACTTAAGAAGCTGAAAGCTATAGATCACCTCATTATCGGTGGGGCTCCCATTTCATCTGCCCTGAAGGAGAAACTACTGGAAAATGACATTCAGGCCTACCAAACTTATGGAATGACCGAGACTGTATCCCATATTGCGTTGGCTAAAATAACTTCCGGAGAATTGGTCTACACTTTCCTGACTGATGTAGAATTTGGACTGGATGGGCGCGGCGCACTTTGGGTAACATCAGCTTCAAGCAATTACGAAAATGTTCAGACGAATGATTTGGTGGAATTAGTAGACAAAAATTCATTTCGATGGCTTGGACGGGCAGACTTTGTAGTCAATTCTGGCGGAGTGAAACTCCACCCTGAATTACTGGAAAAAAAATCTGAAGCTACCATCCATGGCTTTTTCCCTAATTCAGCATTCTTCTTTTTCGGTCAGCAAGATGACACACTGGGAGAGAAATTATGCTTGGCAATAGAGAATAAATTTGGAATCGGGCATTCCGAAAATCTTCTAATTGAGTTAAAGAAAGTCCTCTCCCGCTTCGAAGTCCCAAAAAACATTTTTATCATGCCGACGTTTTCAAGAACAGAGTCAGGTAAAATCAACCGGTTGAAAACCATTGAAAATCTGGGGGATTGA
- a CDS encoding XRE family transcriptional regulator encodes MKYLASNLRFLRKQKGITQSDLADQLDVQRTMISAYEDGRSEPKLLTLGKLSDVLDVGIEELLYHDIEDKGRKAIQKRGVNILTIACDDDEKENITLVGQKASAGYLNGYADSEYMESLPQFQIPTLSRQATYRAFELAGDSMLPLTSGTIVIGAYVDQLQDIKSGKTYVLVTDTEGVVYKRVFNYLQDNGKLYLVSDNEQYKPYEVKGEDVVEVWEAKAFISTDFPNPGDKKKPLTLEDLGEMISDIRADLRTLKG; translated from the coding sequence ATGAAGTACTTAGCATCCAATCTACGGTTTTTGCGGAAGCAAAAAGGCATCACCCAAAGTGATCTTGCTGATCAGTTGGATGTGCAGCGAACGATGATTTCTGCCTATGAAGACGGGAGGTCAGAGCCTAAGCTTTTGACGCTGGGAAAGCTATCGGATGTGCTTGATGTAGGAATAGAGGAGCTGCTGTATCATGATATTGAGGATAAAGGAAGAAAGGCAATACAGAAAAGAGGGGTCAACATCCTGACGATAGCCTGTGACGATGACGAAAAAGAGAATATCACCCTTGTAGGACAAAAAGCCTCGGCGGGATATTTAAATGGATATGCCGACTCCGAATACATGGAGAGCCTACCCCAGTTTCAGATTCCTACCCTGTCCAGGCAGGCCACCTATAGGGCATTTGAGCTTGCGGGAGATTCTATGCTTCCTCTGACCTCGGGCACTATAGTGATAGGTGCATATGTGGATCAGCTTCAGGATATCAAAAGTGGCAAAACGTATGTGCTGGTGACCGACACCGAAGGTGTGGTCTATAAGCGGGTCTTCAATTACCTACAGGACAACGGGAAATTGTATCTTGTTTCGGACAATGAACAGTACAAACCTTACGAAGTGAAAGGGGAGGATGTGGTGGAAGTATGGGAAGCAAAAGCCTTTATCAGTACAGACTTTCCTAATCCAGGAGACAAAAAGAAGCCCTTGACCTTAGAAGATCTGGGTGAAATGATCTCAGATATCCGTGCTGATCTGAGGACGCTTAAAGGTTAA
- a CDS encoding DJ-1/PfpI family protein, with protein MKKILFLTGDFAEDYETMVPVQMLEMVGYEVHSVCPGKKKGETIKTAIHDFEGDLTYTEKPGHNFMLSYSFDQVDVDDYVGLAIAGGRAPEYLRLNQKLLEIVKHFFDTNKPVAAVCHGIQILTAAGVVKGRKLTAYPAVGPEVTIAGGDFQDIPATDAYVDGNLVTSPAWPGHPAWIREFLKVLGAKIEI; from the coding sequence ATGAAGAAGATATTATTTCTCACTGGAGATTTCGCAGAAGATTACGAAACCATGGTACCGGTTCAGATGCTGGAAATGGTAGGTTATGAAGTTCATTCCGTTTGCCCGGGGAAGAAAAAGGGAGAAACCATCAAAACCGCTATCCATGACTTTGAAGGAGACCTGACCTATACGGAGAAACCTGGGCACAATTTCATGCTGAGTTATTCCTTTGATCAGGTAGATGTGGATGACTATGTAGGGCTTGCAATAGCCGGTGGACGGGCTCCCGAATATTTGAGATTAAACCAAAAGTTGTTGGAAATCGTCAAGCACTTCTTTGATACAAATAAACCTGTAGCAGCAGTATGTCATGGAATCCAGATTCTTACTGCCGCTGGAGTGGTCAAAGGCAGAAAGCTGACTGCATACCCTGCCGTGGGCCCGGAGGTAACTATCGCAGGTGGAGACTTTCAGGATATCCCTGCAACGGACGCATATGTAGATGGCAATCTGGTCACCTCTCCGGCCTGGCCAGGTCACCCAGCCTGGATCCGTGAGTTTCTGAAAGTACTTGGGGCAAAAATTGAGATTTGA
- a CDS encoding Crp/Fnr family transcriptional regulator, whose protein sequence is MLANFKTYLREKSDLTESAFDEILKEVRVETIQKGGFLLHTGEICKHAFFTEKGLLRAFTVDKSGKEHIIQFSPENWLTSDRSSIYFNEPSDLFIEAIENSTIVFMSSEFMEMVSGMSHKFQQANDRALHSHIRQLQLRINQLLGAKAEERYLTFIQKYPDLLLRVPLWMIASYLGITPESLSRVRKDLATRNFTP, encoded by the coding sequence GTGCTAGCCAATTTCAAAACTTACCTACGAGAAAAAAGTGACCTTACAGAATCCGCTTTCGACGAAATCCTGAAAGAAGTAAGAGTAGAAACCATCCAAAAGGGCGGATTTCTACTTCATACCGGGGAAATCTGCAAACATGCTTTTTTTACCGAAAAAGGACTTCTGAGGGCATTCACAGTGGACAAATCCGGAAAAGAGCACATTATCCAATTCTCTCCCGAAAACTGGCTCACCTCGGATCGCAGTAGTATATATTTCAACGAACCTTCGGATCTTTTCATCGAAGCTATTGAAAACAGTACCATCGTATTCATGAGCAGCGAGTTTATGGAAATGGTATCAGGGATGAGTCACAAATTCCAGCAAGCAAATGATCGGGCACTCCACAGCCATATCCGTCAACTCCAATTACGCATCAACCAATTGCTTGGTGCTAAGGCAGAGGAACGTTACCTTACTTTCATCCAAAAATATCCCGACCTACTGCTTCGTGTGCCGCTGTGGATGATTGCTTCCTACTTGGGGATCACACCTGAATCACTCAGCCGAGTAAGAAAAGATCTTGCAACTAGAAATTTTACTCCCTGA